From Streptomyces asiaticus, one genomic window encodes:
- a CDS encoding alpha/beta fold hydrolase, with protein MTRIPVEDLVFDVDVAGPEDGEPVLLLHGFPHNRLSWSEVSPVLHPAGLRTIAPDQRGYSPDARPAETGAYALRELAGDALGILSALDIESAHVVGHDWGAVVGWYLAARTPERVRSLTAVAFPHLDAYRYALRVDPEQREHSGYIEALSAENTAADFLADGAARLEAWYRQPGAGVLSEEQIRRYLRTHTAPGTLRAALRWYGAGTLLSDEPLGPVTVPTTYVWSERDPAVGAFASEQTAHHVTGDYRSVRLAGVSHWQPQQFPETVAAEILRRVGRG; from the coding sequence ATGACACGGATCCCCGTCGAGGACCTGGTGTTCGACGTCGATGTGGCGGGCCCGGAGGACGGCGAGCCCGTACTGCTGCTGCACGGCTTTCCGCACAACCGCCTCTCGTGGAGCGAGGTGTCCCCGGTGCTGCACCCGGCCGGGCTGCGTACCATCGCCCCCGACCAGCGCGGCTACTCCCCCGACGCCCGCCCGGCGGAGACCGGGGCGTATGCGCTACGGGAGCTGGCCGGGGACGCGCTGGGGATCCTGAGCGCGCTGGACATCGAGTCGGCGCATGTGGTGGGCCACGACTGGGGTGCCGTGGTCGGCTGGTATCTGGCGGCCCGGACGCCGGAGCGGGTGCGCAGCCTCACCGCCGTGGCCTTCCCCCATCTCGACGCCTACCGGTACGCGCTGCGGGTGGACCCCGAACAGCGCGAGCACTCGGGATACATCGAGGCGCTCAGCGCCGAGAACACCGCGGCCGACTTCCTCGCCGACGGCGCGGCCCGACTGGAGGCGTGGTACCGACAGCCGGGAGCGGGTGTGCTCAGCGAGGAGCAGATCCGGCGGTACCTGAGAACCCACACCGCGCCGGGAACGCTCCGGGCGGCACTGCGGTGGTACGGGGCCGGTACTCTGCTGAGCGATGAGCCGCTGGGCCCGGTCACGGTGCCCACGACCTACGTCTGGAGCGAGCGCGACCCGGCGGTCGGTGCCTTCGCCTCGGAGCAGACCGCGCACCACGTCACGGGCGACTACCGCTCCGTACGGCTCGCGGGTGTGTCGCACTGGCAGCCCCAGCAGTTCCCGGAGACGGTGGCGGCGGAGATCCTGCGCCGGGTGGGGCGCGGCTGA
- a CDS encoding FAD-dependent oxidoreductase, whose product MADKKWRRAVVLGGSMAGLLVSRVLSEVYDEVIVVDRDELADLPGHRRGVPQGRHVHGLLARGQQIAEELFPGITAELVASGVVTGDMTGNVRWIMDGEPMGDSHSGLLTVSADRPTLERHVRARVRALANVRFQDRCEATGLRFSPDGGRVTGVRTVDGAGRGTTVDADMVVDTMGRGSRTGRWLTEAGWSGAEEERTRIGLVYTTRPYRLAADPSPGDFSLDIVATADNPRGGICARVDGDRHLVTAYGILGDVPPTDPEGFLTFLKSLPSPEIYEAVTEGEPLDDAVSHRFPTSLRRRYERLEGFPAGLLIAGDAVCSFNPTYGQGMTVAALSALVLRAHIAGDGLPDPLSYFRDLARDAVDEAWQQALVNDLGFPGVEGPRTPEVLEVQDYIGRLLTVARENSEVMAAYARVISLTEPFRTLRAPQVRQALDLFPQVRA is encoded by the coding sequence ATGGCGGACAAGAAGTGGCGAAGAGCCGTGGTGCTGGGCGGGAGCATGGCGGGGTTGCTGGTCTCCCGCGTTCTGTCCGAGGTCTATGACGAGGTCATCGTGGTGGACCGTGATGAGCTGGCCGATCTCCCCGGCCACCGGCGGGGCGTACCACAGGGACGCCATGTGCACGGACTGCTGGCCCGGGGGCAGCAGATCGCCGAGGAACTGTTCCCCGGCATCACGGCGGAGCTGGTGGCGTCCGGCGTCGTGACCGGCGACATGACCGGCAACGTCCGCTGGATCATGGACGGCGAGCCCATGGGCGACAGCCACTCCGGGCTGCTCACCGTCTCCGCCGACCGCCCCACCCTGGAACGGCACGTCCGGGCCCGGGTGCGGGCGCTGGCGAACGTCCGGTTCCAGGACCGGTGCGAGGCCACCGGCCTGCGGTTCTCCCCCGATGGGGGCCGGGTCACGGGCGTACGGACGGTGGATGGCGCCGGCCGGGGCACCACGGTCGACGCCGACATGGTGGTGGACACCATGGGGCGGGGCTCCCGGACGGGCAGATGGCTGACGGAGGCCGGCTGGTCCGGGGCGGAGGAGGAACGGACCAGGATCGGCCTCGTGTACACCACCCGCCCGTACCGCCTCGCGGCCGATCCCTCGCCCGGCGACTTCTCCCTGGACATCGTCGCGACGGCCGACAATCCGCGGGGCGGGATCTGCGCCCGTGTCGACGGCGACCGCCATCTGGTGACCGCGTACGGAATCCTCGGCGACGTACCGCCCACCGACCCGGAGGGCTTCCTCACCTTCCTCAAGTCGCTGCCCTCACCCGAGATCTATGAGGCGGTCACCGAGGGAGAGCCGCTCGACGATGCCGTCTCCCACCGGTTCCCCACCAGTCTGCGCCGCCGCTACGAGCGGCTGGAGGGCTTTCCGGCCGGGCTGCTGATCGCCGGGGACGCGGTGTGCAGCTTCAACCCCACGTACGGACAGGGGATGACGGTGGCGGCCCTGAGCGCGCTGGTGCTGCGCGCGCACATTGCCGGTGACGGTCTGCCGGACCCGCTCAGCTACTTCCGCGATCTCGCCCGCGACGCGGTGGACGAGGCGTGGCAGCAGGCGCTCGTCAATGACCTGGGCTTCCCCGGCGTCGAGGGCCCGAGGACCCCCGAAGTCCTGGAGGTCCAGGACTACATCGGCCGGCTGCTCACCGTGGCGCGGGAGAACAGCGAGGTCATGGCGGCGTACGCACGAGTCATCAGCCTCACCGAACCGTTCCGGACGCTGCGCGCACCCCAGGTGCGTCAGGCGCTGGACCTCTTCCCGCAGGTGCGGGCATGA
- a CDS encoding TetR/AcrR family transcriptional regulator: MSSTSQLAENPGASGTGDTRERIVRSASRLLQRQGYEGTGIKLIARAAGATLGSVYHFFPGGKEQLAVAAIQHGQQEFTEMLRTGLGREEDSAAQALENCSRHLAESLRKSDWADGCPVTTTALETLGRIPAIEEACVQALGEWQDVIADRLQRAGFDETEADALASTVLSTLEGAETLSQVHRSEGPLLHAGRHLAALVESRRGEPAAGQSEPVSG; this comes from the coding sequence ATGTCTTCCACGTCGCAGCTCGCCGAGAACCCCGGGGCAAGCGGTACCGGCGACACCCGCGAGCGCATCGTCAGGTCCGCCTCGCGGCTGCTGCAGCGCCAGGGGTACGAGGGCACGGGCATCAAGCTGATCGCCCGTGCGGCGGGCGCCACGCTCGGCTCCGTCTACCACTTCTTCCCCGGCGGCAAGGAACAGCTGGCGGTCGCCGCCATCCAGCACGGCCAACAGGAGTTCACCGAGATGCTCCGCACCGGCCTGGGCCGTGAGGAGGACAGCGCCGCCCAGGCACTGGAGAACTGCAGTCGGCATCTCGCCGAGTCCCTGCGGAAATCCGACTGGGCCGACGGCTGCCCGGTCACCACGACGGCGCTGGAAACGCTCGGCCGCATCCCCGCCATAGAAGAGGCGTGCGTCCAGGCACTCGGCGAATGGCAGGACGTGATCGCGGACCGGCTCCAGCGTGCGGGCTTCGATGAGACCGAGGCCGACGCCCTCGCCTCGACCGTGCTCAGCACCCTGGAGGGCGCTGAGACGCTGAGTCAGGTGCATCGCAGCGAGGGGCCGCTGCTGCACGCGGGACGGCATCTGGCCGCGCTGGTCGAGAGCCGGCGCGGCGAACCGGCCGCCGGACAGTCGGAGCCGGTCAGCGGCTGA